The following nucleotide sequence is from Deinococcota bacterium.
GTCTGGCCCAGCATGACGACCCCGAACGGGTAGCGCTCACCATCGCCTGGAAGCTCCTGCGTCAGGCCGGCCTGACCCCGCGCCTGCAGGGTTGCGCCCACTGCGGCGCGTCCGACCTCGGCGCGAATGGAGCTGCCCCTCGCTTCGATATAGCGGCGGGCGGCGTGACCTGTGGGCGCTGCAACAGCGGCTTGCCGCTCGCCGGGGAGAGCCTGGCGCTCCTGGAGCGGATGGTGCTCGGCACCGTGCGCGAGGCGCTGGAGAGCAGCATAGGCGACCCAGCGGGTAAGCCAGCGGACGATCTGTTCCCCCTCTGGCGCCTGCTATCGCGCTACCTGGCCTATCACGTGGGCGCGCTCAACAGCCTGAGCGGCCTCTCCAGGGCTCAGCTCGAGCCCGCCTCCTGAGCTTCCCTACTGCCCTACTCCTCTACCCTCCGGGCCCCAATCCTCCGGCCGCGCCGCCAGGCCGAGCCGCCAGGCGACCGCTTTGGCAACCCGCAGCCCGGCCCTGCCGTCACCGTAAGGGTTCTCGCGCCCGCGCATGGCCCGGAGCCTCTCGGGGTCCTCCAGGAGCGGCGCGATCACGCCTCGCACCCCCTCGGGGTCGTTGCCCGCCAGCTTGAGAACGCCGGCCGTCACGCCCTCGGGCCGCTCGGTCAGGTTGCGCAGGACCACCACCGGCACCCCCAGCGTCGCGCCGTCCTCTTGCAAGCCGCCCGAGTCGGTGATAATGAGCTCGGACGCCTTCATGAGCGCCAGCATGTCCGAAAAGCTCCAGGGGTCCTCGAGCAGGATGTTGGGCGCCGCCATCGCCGCCCAGACCGCCTCGCGCACGGCGGGGTTCAGGTGGACGGGATAGACGAAGAGGAGGTCGGGTCGAGAGCGGGCGAGGTCGGCTAGGACCCCGGCCAGCGCGCGCATGACCGGCAGGTTCTCGCGGCGATGCATGGTGATGGTCACATAAGGCCCCGGCGGCAGCCGTGCGGGCAGCGTCACCCGCGGCGCCAGGTAATGCACCGCGTCGACCTCGGTATTGCCCGTCACCACCATGCGCGCCTTATCCTTGCCCTCTGCCAGTAAATTGCGCCTGGCCAGCGGCGTCGGCGGCAGGTCGAGGTCGGTCAGGACGTCGGTGAGGCGGCGGTTGGCCTCCTCGGGAAAGGGCTCCGCCAGGTCGTGGCTGCGCAGGCCGGCCTCGACGTGGCCGAGCGGAATGCCCTCGTAAAAGGCCGCCAGGGAGACGGCGAAGGTGGTCAGGGTGTCGCCGTGGACGAGGACGTAGTCGGGCCTGAGCTCGCGCAGCGCAGC
It contains:
- the recO gene encoding DNA repair protein RecO, producing the protein MAQRYHLREGIIIRRMELPSGDVVVTLFSEGGKWRGLARKGKLPGGNLGRLSLFHHVTLQHYAKNDEDLSVITQVSLNGALAKLSHPEVYPFAHLLAELADKLSADVQPGESPGGSMYSYLAAGLRGLAQHDDPERVALTIAWKLLRQAGLTPRLQGCAHCGASDLGANGAAPRFDIAAGGVTCGRCNSGLPLAGESLALLERMVLGTVREALESSIGDPAGKPADDLFPLWRLLSRYLAYHVGALNSLSGLSRAQLEPAS
- the wecB gene encoding UDP-N-acetylglucosamine 2-epimerase (non-hydrolyzing); protein product: MKRVCVAFGTRPEAVKMAPVVYALREEEGLSPLVLVTGQHREQLDDVLGVFGILPDADLKVMSARQTLPELIARIVPRAAAALRELRPDYVLVHGDTLTTFAVSLAAFYEGIPLGHVEAGLRSHDLAEPFPEEANRRLTDVLTDLDLPPTPLARRNLLAEGKDKARMVVTGNTEVDAVHYLAPRVTLPARLPPGPYVTITMHRRENLPVMRALAGVLADLARSRPDLLFVYPVHLNPAVREAVWAAMAAPNILLEDPWSFSDMLALMKASELIITDSGGLQEDGATLGVPVVVLRNLTERPEGVTAGVLKLAGNDPEGVRGVIAPLLEDPERLRAMRGRENPYGDGRAGLRVAKAVAWRLGLAARPEDWGPEGRGVGQ